The nucleotide window GCCGCCGTGAATGCCTTTAAGCGCGGCCTCGCGGAGCTGCCGCGCTTTCAGTTGCTGCAGCCTGCACAGCCGCTGCAGCAAGAACCGCCAGCCGGAACAGCGAAGCCGGCTGGCATACCCGTGTCCGCTGCGCAGCAGACACGGGAGGATCTGACCGCGGCGGCGATGCCATCTGCCGCGGGGTATACCGCTCAGGACCCATTCAAGGCCGTCATCTATGACGGCGCAGGGGTGCTGAGCGGTTATGGGCTACAGCAGCAGCTGGAAGCATGCGGCTGTGTGCCTGAGATGAGCGACGAACGGTACGTCGTCTTGCTCTTCAGCCTGGGCTCAACGGTGCAAGATGCTCAGCACCTGTTGCAGGCTTTACACCACATCAGCTCTGCCAATGGGCATGAGCTGATTCAATCCAATGCAGAGCCATCGCAACAGATTGCGAAAGTTTCCGCCCATTATATTTCCACGTGGAACAATTTACAAGAAATCACTCGCTACTCGGAACCGATCTCCTTTACACTGCAACCGATTGCGGAGACGGATACGATCAATGTCCCGATAGAAGGAAGTGCGGGCAGACAATCAGCCGAGATGGTAGTTCCGTATCCTCCAGGGATTCCGCTTGTATATCCTGGTGAACGCCTAAGTTCATCGATGGTGGCTCGTATACAACTCCTGCGGGATGAAGGAGCAAAGTTTCATGGGGTATCAGATGCATCTCTACAGTCATTAAAGGTCATGAAGGATTAAAAGATACACATGAAAATCTGAATTGCATTCGCCAATAGGTATTCTATATAACCAATACGGATAGCAATACCTGACCCTACATATGTGAGGGTCTCTTGGTCATTAATCCACTTGCTAAGTTCACTTATATAGATAGACATAAGAAAGAAGGGAACACTTTGGGTATTCCGCTAAAAAAATATACAGGAATAGTCCTGCAAGTTTTGTTGATGTACGGTTTTTATTGGATAGGAAACTTGATTCAAGGTCTATTAAATTTGCCGTTAACAGGTAGTATTGTGGGCATGCTGATATTGTTTATTGCCATTCAACTGGGATGGATCAAAATGAGCTGGGGAGAAGATGGGTCAACGTGGCTTCAATCACATCTGCAATTATTGTTCATCCCACCGACTGTGGGTATTATTAATCATTTTGATTTTTTTAGAGCCAACACCTTGTTATTGGTCCTGGGTTTGATCATTAGCACATTAATAACATGTCTGATATCTGCCAAATTGAGTGAGTGGCTCATGACATGGAGATCGTCTCATGCAGGTAAAAAGGAGGCGATCACTTGTCAGCATTCATCCTCGGAATTGGAATGATCGCGTTAACCATCGCTGTATATATTCCAGCCACTCGTCTATATAAAAGACTGAAATGGCCGATACTTATGCCTGTACTCACAACGACTGCCATACTGATCCTGATCTTGGTGCTTTCCGGTATAAAGCTGGATACCTACATGCTAGGTGGAAAATGGATACAGGAGCTTTTGGGCCCAGCAGTCGTATCGCTCGCTTTTCCCTTGTCCAGACATCTACATGTGCTGAAGCAAAATATCATTCCAATTGTGGGCGGAACGATCGGAGGCAGTATTACAGGTATCGCCACAGGGGCTTTAATCGCCATTCTGCTAGGGTATCCTAAAGAGATGGTCATCGCTTTATTGCCAAAATCCGTGACAACTCCTGTAGCTATTCAAATTGCAGATCAGGTCGGAGGGAATGCCTCATTTACATCGCTGTTTGTGATGATTGCAGGTTTCTCAGGGATATTACTAGGGCCGATGCTGTTGAAATGGGCCAAGGTTCGTAGTGAACATGCCTATGGAATCGGACTGGGTTCAGCATCTCATGCCCTCGGCATGGCAAGGTCTTTCGAATATGGAGAGAATGCGGTAGCCCTCAGCTCGGTATCCATGATTGTCAGTGCCATTGCTGGATCCATCATGCTTCCGTTATGGGTATGGATCATCTACGGTTGAACGTTTACTTTGTTGTTCACCTTGGAGTAACTGCCGACCTATAGTATTATAGAAAGAAAACAAGCATGTATTATTTTTGTATTATTAATACGTACTGGTGTAGCTGTTGCTATACACCTCTGGGCGGGGGATATCATATCCTGTAGCAAGAGGGTCTAAACATATGTGTTACGGTAGCAATAGATGCAATTATCGACATAGAAAGCAGGGAAGCATATGCAGGGCAGAGGTAAATTCATTACGCTGGAAGGGGGAGAGGGTTCCGGTAAAACAACGATGATCGGTAGAGTAGGTTCTTATTTTGAAGAACGGGGTATACCTTACGTAGTTACGCGAGAGCCTGGCGG belongs to Paenibacillus sp. FSL H8-0079 and includes:
- a CDS encoding LrgB family protein; protein product: MSAFILGIGMIALTIAVYIPATRLYKRLKWPILMPVLTTTAILILILVLSGIKLDTYMLGGKWIQELLGPAVVSLAFPLSRHLHVLKQNIIPIVGGTIGGSITGIATGALIAILLGYPKEMVIALLPKSVTTPVAIQIADQVGGNASFTSLFVMIAGFSGILLGPMLLKWAKVRSEHAYGIGLGSASHALGMARSFEYGENAVALSSVSMIVSAIAGSIMLPLWVWIIYG
- a CDS encoding CidA/LrgA family protein, producing the protein MYGFYWIGNLIQGLLNLPLTGSIVGMLILFIAIQLGWIKMSWGEDGSTWLQSHLQLLFIPPTVGIINHFDFFRANTLLLVLGLIISTLITCLISAKLSEWLMTWRSSHAGKKEAITCQHSSSELE